A window of Castanea sativa cultivar Marrone di Chiusa Pesio chromosome 1, ASM4071231v1 contains these coding sequences:
- the LOC142644007 gene encoding protein SPA, chloroplastic, with amino-acid sequence MSLAPSLPRLHSPFLSCPLKLSSPTTSFFSYKSSRNQRSPVSYPCIRALDLDQNTVVAIAVGVASVAIGIGIPVFYETQIDNASKRDNTQPCFPCNGTGAQKCRFCLGTGSVTVELGGDEKDVSRCINCEGAGSLTCTTCQGSGIQPRYLDRREFKDDD; translated from the exons atgtcactagCACCTTCACTACCTCGCTTGCACTCTCCATTTCTTAGTTGCCCTCTCAAGCTCTCTTCTCCtaccacttcttttttttcttacaaatccTCAAGAAATCAACGGTCACCAGTGTCTTATCCATGCATTCGAGCTCTTGATCTTGATCAAAACACG GTGGTGGCAATAGCTGTTGGGGTTGCTAGTGTTGCAATTGGGATAGGCATTCCTGTCTTCTATGAAACCCAAATTGATAATGCT TCAAAGCGAGATAACACTCAGCCATGCTTCCCTTGCAATGGCACCGGTGCAC AGAAATGCAGATTTTGCCTAGGAACTGGTTCAGTGACAGTAGAGCTTGGTGGGGATGAGAAGGATGTCTCTCGATGCATCAATTGTGAAGGTGCCGGGTCATTAACATGCACCACATGTCAAGGCAGTGGGATACAACCTCGGTACCTTGATCGCAG AGAATTTAAGGATGATGACTGA
- the LOC142642233 gene encoding putative diphthine methyl ester synthase: MLFVVGLGLGDEKDITLRGLEAVKRCQKVYIEAYTSLLSFGLSSDGLSTLEKLYGKSITLADREIVEEKADGILSEARESDVAFLVVGDPFGATTHSDLVVRAKKMGVEVKVVHNASVMNAIGVCGLQLYRYGETISIPFFTETWRPDSFYEKIKQNRLLGLHTLCLLDIRVKEPSLESLCRGRKQYEPPRYMTINTAIEQLLEVEQTQGGSAYNEDTDCVGFARLGSEDQLIVAGTMRQLQTIDFGTPLHCLVIVGKTHPVEEEMLDFYKLRGESLERIDDGTI; this comes from the exons ATGTTATTCGTAGTAGGCCTAGGACTGGGCGATGAGAAGGACATAACTCTCAGAGGTTTAGAAGCTGTGAAGAGATGCCAAAAGGTCTACATTGAGGCCTACACTTCTCTCCTTTCTTTTGGTCTCTCTTCCGATGGCCTTTCCACACTC GAAAAATTGTATGGGAAGTCAATTACGCTTGCTGATAGGGAAATTGTAGAGGAAAAAGCAGATGGTATTCTATCTGAGGCTCGTGAGTCTGACGTGGCTTTCCTTGTTGTTGGCGATCCTTTTGG AGCAACTACACATAGTGATCTTGTTGTGCGAGCAAAGAAAATGGGGGTTGAAGTCAAGGTGGTGCACAATGCATCAGTGATGAATGCAATTGGTGTATGTGGGCTACAACTCTACCGCTATGGAGAGACCATTTCAATACCGTTCTTTACCGAAACATGGAGGCCTGATAGCTTTTATGAGAAGATTAAACAAAATCGCTTGCTCGGATTGCATACTCTCTGCTTACTAG ATATACGGGTGAAGGAACCCTCACTGGAATCTTTGTGCAG AGGAAGAAAGCAGTATGAACCACCTAGATACATGACAATAAACACTGCCATTGAGCAGCTCCTGGAGGTTGAGCAAACACAAGGAGGATCTG CCTACAACGAAGACACCGATTGTGTTGGGTTTGCTCGGCTGGGAAGTGAGGATCAGTTGATAGTTGCAGGTACAATGAGGCAACTACAGACGATTGATTTTGGAACACCTCTGCATTGCCTTGTCATAGTAGGCAAGACCCATCCAGTGGAAGAAGAAATGTTGGACTTTTACAAACTTAGAGGAGAGAGTTTGGAACGGATTGATGATGGGACCATATGA